One window of Burkholderia vietnamiensis LMG 10929 genomic DNA carries:
- a CDS encoding NAD(P)H-dependent flavin oxidoreductase, with translation MTVPTPFPPLTIRGRTLLPVVQGGMGVGVSAHRLAGTVAREGALGTIASIDLRHHHADLLARCRAHPDRATLEAANLEALAREVRLAKTYSEGRGMIAVNVMKAVSAHADYVRVACDAGADAIVMGAGLPLDLPDLTQGHDIALIPILSDSRGIALVLKKWMKKGRLPDAIVIEHPAYAGGHLGVTQIDDMHDARFDFARVLDETAQVMATLGLERDTIPLIVAGGIGSHDAVRAALAAGANGVQIGTPFAVTEEGDAHPNFKRVLADAVPDDIVEFVSVTGLPARAVRTPWLDRYLRNEARIRSKLGAFKQRCPTALECLSVCGLRDGIEKFGHFCIDTRLAAALRGDVANGLFFRGREALPFGTAIRSVRDLLELLLTGRVAEPAANRPMFTLA, from the coding sequence ATGACCGTACCCACTCCCTTCCCGCCGCTCACGATTCGCGGGCGCACGCTACTGCCGGTGGTGCAGGGCGGCATGGGCGTAGGCGTGTCCGCGCACCGCCTTGCGGGCACCGTCGCGCGCGAGGGCGCGCTCGGCACGATCGCGAGCATCGACCTGCGTCATCACCACGCGGATCTGCTCGCGCGCTGTCGCGCGCATCCCGACCGGGCGACGCTCGAGGCCGCGAACCTCGAGGCGCTCGCGCGCGAGGTTCGCCTCGCGAAGACTTACAGCGAAGGGCGCGGGATGATCGCCGTCAACGTGATGAAGGCGGTGAGCGCCCATGCGGACTACGTGCGCGTCGCGTGCGACGCGGGCGCGGACGCGATCGTGATGGGCGCGGGCCTGCCGCTCGATCTGCCCGATCTCACCCAGGGCCACGACATCGCGCTGATTCCGATTCTGTCGGACAGCCGCGGAATCGCGCTGGTGCTGAAGAAATGGATGAAGAAGGGCCGGCTGCCCGACGCGATCGTGATCGAGCATCCGGCCTATGCGGGCGGCCACCTCGGCGTCACGCAGATCGACGACATGCACGACGCCCGATTCGATTTTGCGCGCGTGCTCGACGAGACGGCGCAGGTGATGGCCACGCTAGGACTCGAGCGCGACACGATCCCGCTGATCGTCGCGGGCGGGATCGGCAGCCACGACGCGGTGCGCGCGGCGCTCGCGGCCGGCGCGAACGGCGTGCAGATCGGCACGCCGTTCGCGGTGACGGAAGAAGGCGATGCGCATCCGAACTTCAAGCGCGTGCTGGCCGATGCGGTGCCCGACGACATCGTCGAATTCGTCAGCGTGACCGGTCTGCCGGCGCGCGCGGTCCGAACCCCATGGCTCGATCGATACCTGCGTAATGAGGCGCGCATCCGCAGCAAGCTCGGCGCGTTCAAGCAACGCTGCCCGACCGCGCTCGAATGCCTGAGCGTATGCGGGCTGCGCGACGGCATCGAGAAGTTCGGGCACTTCTGCATCGACACGCGGCTCGCGGCCGCATTGCGCGGCGACGTTGCGAACGGGCTGTTCTTCCGCGGGCGCGAAGCGCTGCCGTTCGGCACGGCGATCCGCAGTGTGCGCGATCTGCTCGAGCTGTTGCTGACGGGCCGTGTCGCAGAGCCTGCGGCAAACCGCCCCATGTTTACGCTCGCTTGA
- a CDS encoding OmpW/AlkL family protein, translating into MHKAIQTFVTTTAVAASLIAMPSLSHAASAGDGINQGDVLVRLRAISIQPNERGSDTLGAINTGVNNAIVPELDFTYMIRDYLGVELILGTSRHQVTSSLGNLGGVGVLPPTLLLQYHFNHAGKVRPYVGAGLNYTYFYNNGLNVGGQGVSINKSSFGPALQFGVDVQLTKKVFMNVDLKKIWMSTDATLGDKGIGTLHIDPLIVGIGVGMKF; encoded by the coding sequence ATGCATAAAGCGATTCAAACATTTGTCACCACCACCGCCGTCGCGGCCAGCCTTATCGCGATGCCTTCGCTGTCCCACGCGGCTTCCGCGGGCGACGGTATCAATCAGGGTGACGTCCTGGTGCGGTTGCGCGCGATCAGCATTCAGCCGAACGAGCGCGGCAGCGACACGCTGGGCGCGATCAACACCGGCGTGAACAACGCGATCGTGCCTGAACTCGACTTCACGTACATGATCCGCGACTACCTGGGGGTCGAGCTGATCCTCGGCACGTCGCGCCATCAGGTCACGTCGAGCCTCGGCAATCTCGGCGGCGTGGGCGTGCTGCCGCCGACGCTGCTGCTGCAATACCACTTCAATCACGCCGGCAAGGTGCGTCCGTATGTCGGTGCGGGTCTGAACTACACGTACTTCTACAACAACGGCCTGAATGTCGGCGGTCAGGGCGTGTCGATCAACAAGAGCAGCTTCGGTCCGGCGCTGCAGTTCGGCGTCGACGTGCAACTCACCAAGAAGGTGTTCATGAACGTCGACTTGAAGAAGATCTGGATGAGCACCGACGCGACGCTCGGCGACAAGGGCATCGGCACGCTGCACATCGATCCGCTGATCGTCGGTATCGGCGTCGGGATGAAGTTCTAA
- a CDS encoding DUF1289 domain-containing protein: MASNLHDLPDSPCIGVCSTLFDEVCKGCGRTAAEVSNWVFLSDEEKRAVWERITRDGTAMRFQYDKL, from the coding sequence ATGGCCTCCAATCTCCACGACCTGCCCGACAGCCCCTGCATCGGCGTGTGCTCGACCCTGTTCGACGAAGTGTGCAAGGGGTGCGGCCGTACGGCCGCCGAGGTGTCGAACTGGGTGTTCCTCAGCGACGAAGAAAAGCGCGCCGTGTGGGAACGCATCACGCGCGACGGCACCGCGATGCGCTTCCAGTACGACAAGCTGTAA
- a CDS encoding polyamine ABC transporter substrate-binding protein, translating to MKAKVVGRFAALALCVGASAAAAKDTQLNVYNWSDYIAKDTIPNFEKQTGVKVRYDNYDSDDTLQAKLLTGSSGYDIVVPTSNYAGKQIAAGIFAPLDKSKLPNLKYLDPQLMALVAGADPGNKYSVPWAYGTTGLAYNLTKAQQALGKVPLDNWDILFKPENISKLKTCGVSVLDAPDQMFAAALHYIGKDPMSTNPADYKAAMDVLKKIRPYITQFNSSGYINDLVGGDICFAFGWSGDVVIAKHRAVEAKKPYKVEYYIPKGGAPVWFDVMAIPKDAKNKDAALQWINYIEDPKVHAAITNAVYYPSANAEARKYVRPDVANDPAVYPPADVVKTLFLLKPLPPEIQRLQTRLWTELKSGR from the coding sequence ATGAAAGCAAAAGTAGTGGGCCGGTTCGCAGCGCTCGCGCTGTGCGTGGGTGCATCGGCGGCGGCGGCGAAGGATACGCAGCTCAATGTCTATAACTGGTCGGACTACATTGCGAAGGACACGATCCCGAACTTCGAGAAGCAGACGGGCGTCAAGGTCCGCTACGACAACTACGACAGCGACGACACGCTGCAGGCGAAGCTGCTCACCGGCAGCTCGGGCTACGACATCGTCGTGCCGACCAGCAACTACGCGGGCAAGCAGATCGCGGCCGGCATCTTCGCGCCGCTCGACAAGTCGAAGCTCCCCAACCTCAAGTACCTCGATCCGCAGCTGATGGCGCTGGTCGCCGGCGCCGATCCGGGCAACAAGTATTCGGTGCCGTGGGCATACGGCACGACCGGTCTCGCGTACAACCTGACGAAGGCGCAGCAGGCGCTCGGCAAGGTGCCGCTCGACAACTGGGACATTCTGTTCAAGCCGGAAAACATCTCGAAGCTGAAGACCTGCGGCGTGTCGGTGCTCGACGCGCCGGACCAGATGTTCGCGGCGGCGCTGCACTACATCGGCAAGGATCCGATGAGCACGAACCCGGCCGACTACAAGGCCGCGATGGACGTGCTGAAGAAGATCCGTCCGTACATCACGCAGTTCAACTCGTCGGGCTACATCAACGACCTGGTCGGCGGCGACATCTGCTTCGCGTTCGGCTGGTCGGGCGACGTCGTGATCGCGAAGCATCGCGCGGTCGAAGCGAAGAAGCCGTACAAGGTCGAGTACTACATCCCGAAGGGCGGCGCGCCCGTGTGGTTCGACGTGATGGCAATCCCGAAGGACGCGAAGAACAAGGACGCCGCGCTGCAATGGATCAACTACATCGAGGATCCGAAGGTGCACGCGGCGATCACCAACGCCGTGTACTACCCGAGCGCGAACGCCGAAGCGCGCAAGTACGTGCGCCCGGACGTCGCGAACGACCCGGCCGTCTATCCGCCGGCCGACGTCGTGAAGACGCTGTTCCTGCTCAAGCCGCTGCCGCCTGAAATCCAGCGTCTGCAGACCCGTCTGTGGACCGAGCTGAAATCGGGCCGCTGA
- a CDS encoding ABC transporter ATP-binding protein, with amino-acid sequence MNSQSGAPVAGAPSFVPSSGAASRAENFVQIVDVVKKFGETEVVRNVNLTVRQGELFALLGSSGSGKSTLLRMLAGLETVTSGKILIDGEDLAQMPPYKRPVNMMFQSYALFPHMSVEANVAYGLKQEGTPKAELKERVAAALELVQMSKYAKRKPHQLSGGQQQRVALARSLVKRPKVLLLDEPMSALDKQIRQRTQIELVNILQKVGVTCIMVTHDQEEAMTMANRLAVMSEGQIVQIGSPSEVYEYPNSRFSAEFIGSTNLFEGITVEDEPDYVYIESPELPSRLYVSHGITGPLGMPVTVSVRPERIALTRKPPEGAFNWAHGRIANVAYMGGYSLYHVKLDAGKTVIANVSSLAISELETPALGDEIYVRWSATAGVVLTS; translated from the coding sequence ATGAATAGCCAGTCGGGCGCGCCGGTCGCGGGTGCGCCGTCCTTCGTTCCTTCTTCCGGCGCCGCGTCGCGCGCGGAGAACTTTGTCCAGATCGTCGACGTCGTCAAGAAGTTCGGCGAAACCGAAGTGGTCCGCAATGTGAACCTCACGGTGCGCCAGGGCGAGCTGTTCGCGCTGCTGGGCAGCTCGGGTTCCGGCAAGTCGACGCTGCTGCGGATGCTCGCCGGCCTCGAGACGGTCACGTCGGGCAAGATCCTGATCGACGGCGAAGACCTCGCGCAAATGCCGCCGTACAAGCGGCCCGTGAACATGATGTTCCAGTCGTATGCGCTGTTCCCGCACATGTCGGTCGAGGCGAACGTCGCGTACGGCCTGAAGCAGGAAGGCACGCCGAAGGCCGAGCTGAAGGAGCGTGTGGCCGCCGCGCTCGAGCTCGTGCAGATGAGCAAGTACGCGAAGCGCAAGCCGCATCAGTTGTCGGGCGGCCAGCAGCAGCGCGTCGCGCTCGCACGCTCGCTGGTCAAGCGTCCGAAGGTGCTGCTGCTCGACGAGCCGATGTCGGCGCTCGACAAGCAGATCCGCCAGCGTACGCAGATCGAGCTCGTCAACATCCTGCAGAAGGTCGGCGTCACCTGCATCATGGTCACGCACGACCAGGAAGAGGCGATGACGATGGCCAACCGGCTCGCGGTGATGAGCGAAGGGCAGATCGTGCAGATCGGCTCGCCGAGCGAGGTCTACGAATATCCGAACAGCCGCTTCTCGGCCGAGTTCATCGGCTCGACGAACCTGTTCGAGGGCATCACCGTCGAGGACGAACCCGACTACGTGTACATCGAATCGCCCGAGCTGCCGAGCCGGCTGTACGTGAGCCACGGCATCACCGGCCCGCTCGGGATGCCGGTCACGGTGTCGGTGCGCCCCGAGCGCATCGCGCTGACCCGCAAGCCGCCCGAAGGCGCGTTCAACTGGGCGCACGGCCGGATCGCCAACGTCGCGTACATGGGCGGCTATTCGCTGTATCACGTGAAGCTCGACGCGGGCAAGACGGTGATCGCGAACGTGTCGAGCCTCGCGATCAGCGAGCTCGAAACGCCCGCGCTCGGCGACGAGATCTACGTGCGCTGGAGCGCGACCGCCGGCGTGGTGCTGACGTCATGA
- a CDS encoding ABC transporter permease subunit, giving the protein MNALKSMFSWPVRRFNLTGATAVVAGPYTWLVLFFLVPFVLVVKISFAELQLGIPPYTELASYTDGVLHIALNLSHYAFLLTDSLYFATYVNSVVVAAITTLLCLLIGYPMAYYIARSNPATRNLLMMGVMLPFWTSFLIRVYAWIGILKNNGLLNNFLMWIGLTHTPIELYRTNYAVYIGMVYSYLPFLVMPLYAHLVKMDLRLLEAAYDLGARPWKAFVQITLPLSKNGIIAGCLLVFIPAVGEYVIPELLGGANTLMIGRVMWNEFFNNADWPMASAVTCAMVLLLLVPMAMFQHFQAKEQEGRRR; this is encoded by the coding sequence ATGAACGCGCTCAAGTCGATGTTCTCGTGGCCCGTGCGGCGCTTCAACCTGACGGGCGCCACGGCGGTCGTCGCGGGGCCGTACACGTGGCTCGTGCTGTTCTTCCTCGTGCCGTTCGTGCTGGTCGTGAAGATCAGCTTCGCGGAGCTGCAGCTCGGCATCCCGCCGTACACGGAGCTCGCGTCGTATACGGACGGCGTGTTGCACATCGCGCTGAACCTGTCGCACTACGCGTTCCTGCTCACCGACAGCCTGTACTTCGCGACCTACGTGAACTCGGTCGTGGTGGCCGCGATCACGACGCTGCTGTGCCTGCTGATCGGCTATCCGATGGCGTACTACATCGCCCGCTCGAACCCGGCCACGCGCAACCTGCTGATGATGGGCGTGATGCTGCCGTTCTGGACGTCGTTCCTGATCCGCGTGTACGCGTGGATCGGGATCCTCAAGAACAACGGCTTGCTGAACAACTTCCTGATGTGGATCGGCCTGACGCACACGCCGATCGAGCTGTACCGCACCAACTACGCGGTCTATATCGGGATGGTGTATTCGTATCTGCCGTTCCTCGTGATGCCGCTGTACGCGCACCTCGTGAAGATGGACCTGCGCCTGCTCGAGGCGGCGTACGACCTCGGCGCGCGGCCGTGGAAGGCGTTCGTGCAGATCACGCTGCCGCTGTCGAAGAACGGGATCATCGCGGGCTGCCTGCTGGTGTTCATCCCGGCGGTCGGCGAGTACGTGATTCCGGAGCTGCTCGGCGGCGCGAACACGCTGATGATCGGCCGCGTGATGTGGAATGAGTTCTTCAACAACGCAGACTGGCCGATGGCGTCGGCCGTGACCTGCGCGATGGTGCTGCTGCTGCTCGTGCCGATGGCGATGTTCCAGCACTTCCAGGCGAAGGAGCAGGAGGGCCGCCGTCGATGA
- a CDS encoding ABC transporter permease subunit, producing the protein MKPNRFLQFAALFAGFAFLYIPIVSLIVYSFNESKLVTVWSGFSLRWYVALVQDDELLAAAWLSLKIGVLTAFASVFIGTWAGFVLARMGRFRGFALFSGMINAPLVIPEVIQGISLLLLFIELAKWIGWPAERGVFTIWLGHVMLCISYVAIIVQSRVRELNPSLEEAALDLGATPLKVFFTITLPLISQALVAGWLLSFTLSIDDLVLSAFLSGPGSTTLPLVVFSRVRLGLNPEMNALATLFIVAVTAGVVIANVVMLRQQRKRMAGFAA; encoded by the coding sequence ATGAAGCCGAATCGTTTCCTGCAGTTCGCGGCGCTGTTCGCCGGCTTCGCGTTCCTCTACATCCCGATCGTCAGCCTGATCGTCTACTCGTTCAACGAGTCGAAGCTCGTCACCGTGTGGTCGGGCTTCTCGTTGCGCTGGTACGTGGCGCTCGTGCAGGACGACGAGCTGCTCGCGGCCGCGTGGCTGTCGCTGAAGATCGGCGTGCTGACCGCGTTCGCGTCGGTGTTCATCGGCACCTGGGCCGGCTTCGTGCTCGCGCGGATGGGGCGCTTCCGCGGCTTCGCGCTGTTCAGCGGGATGATCAACGCGCCGCTCGTGATCCCCGAGGTGATTCAGGGCATCTCGCTGCTGCTGCTGTTCATCGAGCTCGCGAAGTGGATCGGCTGGCCGGCCGAGCGCGGCGTGTTCACGATCTGGCTCGGCCACGTGATGCTGTGCATCTCGTACGTCGCGATCATCGTGCAGTCGCGCGTGCGCGAGCTGAACCCGTCGCTCGAGGAAGCCGCGCTCGATCTCGGCGCGACGCCGCTGAAAGTGTTCTTCACGATCACGCTGCCGCTGATTTCGCAGGCGCTGGTGGCCGGCTGGCTGCTGTCGTTCACGCTGTCGATCGACGACCTCGTGCTGTCGGCGTTCCTGTCGGGTCCCGGCTCGACGACGCTGCCGCTCGTCGTGTTCTCGCGCGTGCGCCTCGGCCTGAATCCGGAGATGAACGCGCTCGCGACGCTGTTCATCGTCGCGGTGACGGCCGGCGTCGTGATCGCGAACGTCGTGATGCTGCGCCAGCAACGCAAGCGGATGGCGGGCTTCGCGGCCTGA
- a CDS encoding sulfite exporter TauE/SafE family protein gives MLISLVLGGFVGAVLGLTGAGGGILAVPALVVGMGWPMQQATPVALVAVAGSAALGALEGFRRGLVRYRAALLMALAGVPLTTLGVRLAHVLPQRVLLALFALTMLIVAARLLRQALRQGAGEHDESRLCVGRVNPDTGRLVWSWPVGFALASTGAVTGLMTGLLGVGGGFVIVPMLRKFTNVSMHGVVATSLMVIALVGTGGVLATFVAGTRAPVDMMLWFTVATALGMVVGRAASRHLSARHVQAGFAIVLVCVALGLLAKAAFSA, from the coding sequence CGGTCCCGGCGCTCGTCGTCGGAATGGGCTGGCCGATGCAGCAGGCCACGCCGGTCGCGCTCGTCGCGGTGGCCGGCAGCGCCGCGCTCGGCGCGCTCGAAGGGTTTCGCCGCGGGCTCGTGCGCTACCGCGCGGCGCTGTTGATGGCGCTCGCGGGCGTGCCGCTCACCACGCTCGGCGTGCGGCTCGCGCACGTGCTGCCGCAACGCGTGCTGCTCGCGCTGTTCGCGCTGACGATGCTGATCGTCGCGGCCCGTCTGCTGCGGCAGGCACTGCGCCAAGGCGCCGGCGAGCACGACGAGTCGCGCCTGTGCGTCGGCCGCGTGAATCCCGACACCGGCCGCCTCGTGTGGTCGTGGCCGGTCGGGTTCGCGCTCGCGTCCACCGGCGCGGTGACGGGACTGATGACGGGGCTGCTCGGCGTCGGCGGCGGCTTCGTGATCGTGCCGATGCTGCGCAAGTTCACGAACGTGTCGATGCACGGCGTGGTCGCGACGTCGCTGATGGTGATCGCGCTGGTCGGCACCGGCGGCGTGCTCGCGACCTTCGTGGCGGGCACGCGCGCGCCGGTCGACATGATGCTGTGGTTCACCGTCGCGACGGCGCTCGGCATGGTAGTCGGGCGCGCAGCCTCGCGGCACCTGTCCGCGCGCCACGTGCAGGCCGGCTTCGCGATCGTGCTCGTGTGCGTGGCGCTCGGCCTGCTCGCGAAGGCCGCGTTCAGCGCATAA